One window of the Halobacteriovorax sp. JY17 genome contains the following:
- the groL gene encoding chaperonin GroEL (60 kDa chaperone family; promotes refolding of misfolded polypeptides especially under stressful conditions; forms two stacked rings of heptamers to form a barrel-shaped 14mer; ends can be capped by GroES; misfolded proteins enter the barrel where they are refolded when GroES binds), giving the protein MAKELKYSEDARSLILNGVNTLANAVRVTLGPKGRNVIIQKSFGAPHITKDGVSVAKEIELENNFENMGAQMVKEVAQKTNEDAGDGTTTATVLAQAIYREGVKLVTAGHNPMDLKRGIDIAVEKVVAKLQEMSKEVKSSEEIAQVGTISANNDTEIGRLISEAMGKVGNNGVITIEESKTAETTLDVVEGMQFDRGYLSPYFVTNPEKMETNFDSPMILITDKKISSMKELVPVLEKVVQASKSLLIIAEDVEGEALTTLVVNKLRGTLNVCAVKAPGFGDRRKEMLKDIATLTGGTVISEELGMSLEATELEHLGSAKKVTIDKENSTIVDGAGDKDAVDARVATIQKQVEDSSSDYDKEKLQERLAKLAGGVAVINVGAPTETEMKEKKDRVEDALNATRAAVEEGIVVGGGSALVHASTVLEGLEGASPEETFGIKIVRRAVEEPLRQISANAGLEGSVVVNDVKRKGDVTYGYNARLGKYEDLVAAGIIDPTKVTRSALQNAASVSGLMLTTETMIADLPKEDSAAGGMPGGMGGMGGMPGMM; this is encoded by the coding sequence ATGGCAAAAGAATTAAAATATAGCGAAGATGCAAGATCACTTATCCTTAACGGAGTTAATACTTTAGCAAATGCTGTTAGAGTCACTCTTGGACCTAAGGGAAGAAATGTAATTATTCAAAAGTCTTTTGGAGCACCTCATATCACTAAAGACGGTGTATCTGTTGCAAAAGAAATAGAGCTTGAAAATAATTTTGAAAATATGGGCGCTCAAATGGTTAAAGAAGTTGCTCAAAAAACAAATGAAGACGCAGGTGATGGAACAACTACTGCGACAGTGCTTGCTCAAGCAATCTATAGAGAAGGTGTAAAGCTTGTAACTGCAGGTCATAACCCAATGGATCTTAAAAGAGGAATTGATATTGCTGTTGAAAAAGTAGTAGCAAAGCTTCAAGAAATGTCTAAAGAGGTGAAGTCGTCAGAAGAAATCGCTCAGGTTGGAACAATCTCTGCCAACAACGATACTGAAATTGGTAGACTTATTTCTGAAGCAATGGGAAAAGTTGGAAATAATGGTGTTATTACAATTGAAGAATCTAAGACTGCTGAGACAACTCTCGATGTAGTTGAAGGTATGCAGTTTGATAGAGGATACCTCTCTCCATACTTCGTAACTAATCCTGAAAAAATGGAAACAAACTTTGATTCTCCAATGATTCTTATTACAGATAAGAAAATTTCAAGCATGAAAGAATTAGTGCCAGTTCTTGAAAAAGTAGTTCAGGCTTCTAAATCTCTTCTAATTATTGCTGAAGATGTTGAAGGTGAAGCACTTACAACTCTAGTGGTAAATAAGCTTAGAGGAACTTTAAATGTTTGTGCAGTTAAAGCCCCAGGTTTTGGTGATAGAAGAAAAGAAATGTTAAAAGATATTGCAACTCTTACAGGTGGAACAGTTATTTCTGAAGAGCTTGGAATGTCTCTTGAAGCAACTGAGTTAGAGCACCTAGGTTCTGCTAAGAAAGTTACAATTGATAAAGAAAACTCAACAATTGTTGATGGTGCCGGTGATAAAGATGCAGTTGATGCAAGAGTTGCTACAATCCAAAAGCAAGTTGAAGACTCTTCTTCTGATTATGATAAAGAGAAATTACAGGAAAGACTTGCTAAGCTTGCTGGCGGTGTTGCTGTAATCAATGTTGGAGCACCAACAGAAACTGAAATGAAAGAGAAGAAAGATAGAGTGGAAGATGCTCTAAATGCTACAAGAGCTGCTGTTGAAGAAGGTATTGTTGTTGGTGGTGGATCTGCCCTCGTTCATGCTTCTACAGTTCTTGAAGGACTTGAAGGTGCAAGCCCAGAAGAAACTTTTGGAATTAAAATTGTCAGAAGAGCTGTTGAAGAGCCTTTAAGACAAATTTCTGCAAATGCGGGACTTGAAGGTTCTGTAGTTGTAAATGACGTTAAGAGAAAAGGTGATGTCACTTATGGTTATAACGCAAGATTGGGGAAATACGAAGACCTAGTTGCTGCAGGGATTATTGATCCAACTAAAGTAACAAGATCTGCTCTTCAAAACGCTGCATCTGTTTCAGGACTAATGCTTACGACTGAAACAATGATTGCTGATCTTCCTAAGGAAGACTCTGCTGCCGGTGGAATGCCTGGTGGCATGGGCGGAATGGGTGGAATGCCAGGAATGATGTAA
- the lepB gene encoding signal peptidase I — translation MEDKNQEINTPVDPSVEKLNKIKKELLSWIYIIVTVFAFKSSFFEPNHIPSGSLLPTNAIGDFILVNKMSYGFKLPYSDLFGDPIYLSKPSDPKRGDIVVFRYPRDRNILYVKRVIGLPGDEVEVYNNKVYLNGKLIETKPVDKEKYIELFDDKFDKKGIEFEEVTLDGKTFVTAVNNSMPYHLNIPKVTVDKGHFFMMGDNRDYSSDSRVWGFVPFGHIRGRAMFVWFNMVYPWSKEPFHFRPWRIGTLL, via the coding sequence ATGGAAGACAAGAACCAAGAGATCAATACGCCAGTTGATCCTTCAGTAGAAAAATTGAATAAAATTAAGAAAGAGTTACTTTCATGGATATATATAATCGTGACTGTATTTGCTTTTAAGTCGTCATTCTTTGAACCAAACCATATTCCTTCTGGTTCTCTTTTACCTACAAATGCAATCGGAGATTTTATTCTCGTTAATAAAATGTCTTATGGGTTTAAGCTACCTTATTCCGATTTATTTGGAGACCCAATCTATCTATCAAAGCCATCTGATCCAAAGCGTGGAGATATTGTAGTTTTTAGATATCCAAGAGATCGTAATATTCTCTATGTAAAAAGAGTTATTGGCCTTCCTGGCGATGAGGTTGAAGTTTATAATAATAAAGTTTATCTAAACGGAAAGTTGATTGAAACAAAGCCGGTTGATAAAGAAAAATACATCGAATTATTTGATGATAAATTTGATAAGAAAGGTATCGAGTTCGAAGAAGTTACTCTCGATGGAAAAACTTTTGTGACGGCCGTGAATAATAGTATGCCTTACCACCTTAACATTCCAAAGGTAACAGTTGATAAGGGCCATTTCTTTATGATGGGTGATAATAGAGACTATTCAAGTGATTCAAGAGTTTGGGGTTTTGTACCTTTTGGTCATATCCGCGGAAGAGCAATGTTTGTTTGGTTTAATATGGTCTACCCATGGTCAAAAGAGCCATTTCATTTTAGACCATGGAGAATTGGAACGCTTCTCTAG
- a CDS encoding TonB-dependent receptor, which produces MKVLLFLIAFLFSTHISATSKVIVTAEKLSLDEEKTNSNVEVISESEITSSGESNLTDLIQRKSSVFVSSNGIFGKSTSLFLRGADSSYTLIVIDGIEYNDRSSVGGAAILDHIDLSSVEKIEILKGAQSVLYGSDAMAGVIRITTKNPGEDLGSKGSLSYGSYDNKRASFSTSQRGENLDYSMGMSFQDVEGISSYNEKRTVMAEKDGMNNLTATFKGRKKFNKTDSLEFNLRGVKAESDFDASSGDKLDYMGRDSQIIAGVKYKKVLNDYWIPELSVNYSKSDRLSNSFSLSRLVAKTKKIELSNPFYINENITLLNGIEYEDIEASIESINNKKSFNSSAAYLDTHFVYSRFSLQLGGRWTKEKIYSDRFVWKAGAGLNITNSTRLKVNYSTGFKSPSLYQLYSSFGDESLSPTKSKSYDFGIVQNVFSTELSATAFRDAYENVIDFESTLNKYSNTFKAKTEGVELLWKGSLESFDWSLSATLLRAVNESKGSEGTYLARRPREKYFLGTGYEFSERVKTSLNYTYIGQRENSDFDTIVLSSYSLIDLGVNYTFSKGYDLLFKIGNLLDKDYEQVDGFGTMGRNFLLRYNFRI; this is translated from the coding sequence ATGAAGGTGTTATTATTTCTAATAGCATTCTTATTTTCCACGCACATTAGTGCAACTTCAAAAGTCATTGTCACTGCTGAAAAACTTAGCTTAGATGAAGAGAAAACGAATTCCAATGTAGAAGTTATTTCTGAGTCTGAGATCACTAGTTCTGGAGAAAGTAATTTAACTGATTTAATTCAGAGAAAGTCATCTGTCTTTGTAAGCTCCAATGGCATATTTGGGAAATCCACATCACTCTTTTTAAGAGGGGCTGATTCAAGTTATACGTTAATTGTTATTGATGGAATTGAGTATAATGATAGGAGTTCAGTTGGTGGGGCAGCAATTCTAGATCATATTGATCTCTCAAGTGTCGAGAAAATTGAAATTCTAAAAGGCGCACAGAGTGTCCTTTACGGATCTGATGCTATGGCCGGAGTAATAAGAATAACAACAAAGAATCCAGGAGAAGACCTAGGTTCAAAAGGTTCATTGAGTTACGGAAGCTATGATAATAAGAGGGCAAGCTTTTCGACATCCCAAAGAGGTGAGAATTTAGATTACTCAATGGGAATGAGTTTTCAAGATGTAGAGGGTATCTCTTCTTATAATGAAAAAAGAACAGTAATGGCCGAAAAAGATGGAATGAATAATCTTACTGCAACTTTTAAGGGGCGAAAGAAATTTAATAAAACAGACTCTCTTGAATTTAATCTTAGGGGAGTAAAGGCGGAGAGCGACTTTGATGCAAGTTCTGGAGATAAGTTAGACTACATGGGAAGAGATTCTCAAATTATTGCAGGAGTTAAATATAAGAAAGTGCTAAATGATTATTGGATTCCAGAACTCTCTGTGAACTATAGTAAGTCAGATAGGCTTTCTAATTCATTTTCTCTTTCTAGACTTGTGGCAAAGACAAAGAAAATAGAACTTTCTAATCCGTTTTATATTAATGAAAATATCACTCTCTTAAATGGAATAGAATATGAAGATATTGAAGCCAGTATCGAATCCATAAATAATAAAAAGAGTTTCAATTCTAGTGCAGCCTACTTAGATACCCACTTCGTCTACAGCCGATTTAGTCTTCAGCTGGGAGGAAGATGGACAAAAGAAAAAATCTACAGTGATCGTTTCGTGTGGAAAGCTGGGGCAGGTTTAAATATCACAAATAGCACGAGACTAAAGGTGAATTACTCAACAGGGTTTAAAAGCCCTAGTCTCTATCAACTCTATAGTAGCTTTGGAGACGAGTCTCTTAGTCCAACAAAGAGTAAGAGTTATGACTTTGGAATTGTTCAGAATGTATTTAGCACTGAGCTTTCAGCAACAGCTTTTAGAGACGCGTATGAGAACGTTATTGATTTTGAAAGCACTCTTAATAAGTACTCAAATACTTTTAAGGCGAAGACTGAGGGAGTTGAACTCCTATGGAAAGGCAGTCTTGAATCCTTTGATTGGAGTCTCTCGGCAACACTGCTTAGGGCAGTTAATGAATCAAAAGGAAGCGAAGGAACTTACTTGGCGAGAAGGCCAAGGGAGAAATACTTTCTTGGAACTGGATATGAATTCAGTGAAAGAGTTAAGACGAGCTTGAATTATACATATATTGGACAAAGAGAAAATAGTGACTTTGATACAATTGTCTTAAGTTCCTACTCTTTAATAGACTTAGGAGTTAACTACACTTTTTCAAAGGGGTATGATTTACTTTTTAAAATTGGAAATCTCCTAGATAAAGACTATGAACAAGTTGACGGCTTTGGAACCATGGGGAGGAATTTTCTTCTTCGCTATAATTTTAGGATTTGA
- a CDS encoding chloride channel protein, which produces MKSFIKVRYILLGKFLKDSISEDRTYFALTLIVGLLSALVVIALHHGVLLLREVLHTSGTFTWESFLYGGVAIFVSGWLTTRKLPWTAGSGIPNVRIALAVFHGKISLKDTVGKFFTSLLSLGSGVSLGLEGPAVATSAGLGSFLGNYFSLSKKRVQALVAVGSASGVAAAFHTPISAVVFTLEEVVGDLNAKILGSIIISSVIAVVTSQMLTNTTEVFQEVHYRLTDHRELIFYLVIGLAASVVGPIWMNSVLKLREFNQKFMNNHKLTFIMIAFCCVGLLSQIHPGVIGSGSGTLEGTLLSLILDPKILITLFILKFISTSICYSSGMSGGLFMPTLFMGATLGSFIGVSCSYFFPEVTSVSGAYALVGMGAFFAVVIRAPFTSILMVFELTRDYNIMLPLMIANITAYVISAKIEHKSIYEKISEQDGIHLPSHDDNEILESLTVEDAMEHNVISLNSSLTLIEAYKGIRKESISGYPILKNGRLIGMIAKSDMSMAIGRKEFQKKLEELCEKKVIKIYPDQSLLVAFHRLKRFQISRLPVVSRLDDKRLVGVITAQDIVQKFGYELTESTKEEDQIIEDLEIT; this is translated from the coding sequence ATGAAATCATTTATAAAAGTTAGATATATTCTCTTAGGTAAGTTTCTCAAAGATTCTATTAGTGAGGATAGAACGTATTTCGCATTAACTTTGATTGTTGGACTTTTGTCGGCGTTGGTTGTTATTGCTCTACACCACGGTGTTCTTCTTTTGAGAGAGGTCCTTCATACGTCAGGAACATTCACTTGGGAGAGCTTTCTCTATGGTGGAGTGGCCATTTTTGTTTCAGGTTGGCTAACTACTAGAAAACTCCCTTGGACAGCAGGTTCAGGTATCCCAAATGTGAGAATTGCTCTTGCTGTTTTTCATGGAAAGATTTCATTGAAAGATACTGTTGGTAAATTCTTCACATCACTTCTCTCTCTAGGTTCTGGTGTATCCCTTGGACTTGAAGGCCCCGCTGTCGCAACATCGGCAGGTCTAGGATCTTTTTTAGGAAATTACTTTTCACTTTCAAAGAAGCGAGTTCAAGCGCTTGTTGCTGTGGGAAGTGCTAGTGGGGTGGCGGCAGCTTTTCATACTCCAATTTCAGCAGTTGTCTTCACACTCGAAGAGGTTGTGGGGGATTTGAACGCAAAAATTCTTGGTTCAATTATCATCTCAAGTGTTATTGCTGTTGTGACTTCACAAATGCTTACAAATACGACGGAAGTTTTTCAAGAGGTTCATTATAGGTTAACGGATCACAGAGAGCTGATTTTCTATCTAGTCATTGGACTTGCGGCCTCTGTTGTTGGACCAATTTGGATGAACTCTGTTCTTAAACTTAGAGAGTTTAATCAAAAATTCATGAATAACCACAAACTGACTTTCATTATGATTGCTTTTTGTTGTGTTGGTCTATTAAGTCAAATACATCCAGGAGTAATTGGAAGTGGTAGTGGAACACTTGAAGGGACTCTGCTTTCTTTAATTCTAGATCCAAAAATCCTTATTACTCTATTTATTCTAAAATTTATTTCCACTTCAATTTGTTATTCAAGCGGAATGAGTGGTGGTCTTTTTATGCCAACACTTTTTATGGGGGCAACTCTTGGAAGCTTCATAGGGGTTTCTTGCTCATATTTCTTCCCTGAGGTTACTAGTGTGAGTGGAGCCTATGCTCTCGTTGGAATGGGGGCATTCTTTGCTGTAGTTATTCGGGCACCATTTACTTCAATCTTAATGGTTTTTGAGTTAACTAGAGATTACAATATTATGTTACCTCTTATGATTGCTAATATAACGGCCTATGTAATTTCTGCAAAAATTGAACATAAATCAATCTATGAAAAAATTTCTGAGCAAGATGGTATCCACCTCCCTAGTCACGATGATAATGAAATTCTTGAGTCCCTGACAGTTGAAGACGCTATGGAGCACAATGTAATCAGCTTAAATTCATCACTTACTCTTATTGAAGCTTATAAAGGTATAAGAAAGGAGAGTATATCGGGTTATCCAATTTTAAAGAACGGAAGACTTATTGGAATGATTGCTAAGTCTGATATGAGTATGGCCATTGGGAGAAAAGAATTTCAAAAGAAGTTAGAAGAGCTCTGTGAAAAGAAAGTCATTAAAATCTACCCAGATCAATCTCTACTCGTCGCTTTTCATAGACTTAAGAGATTTCAAATATCTAGACTTCCTGTTGTGAGCAGGCTTGATGACAAACGTCTTGTAGGTGTTATTACTGCTCAAGATATTGTTCAAAAGTTTGGCTATGAGCTTACAGAGTCTACTAAAGAAGAAGATCAGATAATAGAAGATCTTGAAATTACTTAA
- a CDS encoding DUF481 domain-containing protein translates to MKSMFLVLLSAISISSFAQFKSEDSAAINVAGGNTDLKTYTFKSDNSYTVSKSTYKFLGMYHYGESDSVRSAENWELGLRYDYAFFPETGMYVGELVEADRFAGYDRRYNSDLGATHIFYKSDSALLVGEAGLRYTIEKPLTSEEDKKDFKGRLYVEISETLKENVKGKFWVEYLPNFSEGKDYLVSLEPSLIVTLSKTFSMKTAYLWKYDNVPPTGKSKYDYNYTLSLIANF, encoded by the coding sequence ATGAAATCTATGTTCTTGGTGTTGCTCTCTGCAATTTCAATCTCATCATTTGCCCAATTTAAAAGTGAAGATAGTGCTGCAATTAATGTTGCAGGCGGAAATACAGATTTAAAAACATATACATTTAAATCTGATAATAGTTATACCGTTTCAAAATCAACTTACAAGTTTCTTGGAATGTATCACTATGGTGAATCAGACTCTGTAAGAAGTGCTGAAAACTGGGAGCTTGGTCTTAGATATGATTATGCCTTTTTTCCTGAAACAGGAATGTATGTAGGTGAGCTTGTGGAAGCGGATCGCTTTGCTGGGTATGATAGAAGATATAACTCAGATCTAGGTGCAACACATATTTTTTATAAGTCTGATTCAGCATTACTAGTCGGAGAGGCAGGTCTTAGATATACAATTGAAAAGCCACTAACTTCTGAAGAAGACAAGAAAGACTTTAAAGGTCGTCTATACGTCGAAATTTCTGAAACATTAAAAGAGAATGTGAAAGGAAAGTTTTGGGTTGAATACCTTCCAAACTTTTCAGAAGGAAAAGATTACTTAGTGAGTCTAGAGCCATCTTTAATTGTAACTCTTTCAAAAACATTCTCAATGAAAACTGCTTACCTATGGAAATATGATAATGTTCCACCTACAGGGAAAAGTAAGTACGACTATAATTATACTCTTTCGCTAATTGCAAATTTTTAG
- a CDS encoding mechanosensitive ion channel domain-containing protein, translating into MNISTDSIQKLLMEKAVVLAPKILLALVTLVVGLYIAGMLGRLFAKGLQKKRIDTAVSHFLSGIVSICLKAAVCLSFLGILGVQTTSFIAVLGSVGLAFGLALQGSLSNLAGGVLLIILKPFRAGDVIEAQGCIGKVESITIVYTKLRTPDNRILTIPNGPLANGVINNITSQSTRRVDFTFGVGYGDDLKKAKEVILNTIKNDPRVISEPAEPFIAVSALADSSVNFVVRVWTKSEDYWGVHFDGIENVKIALDENGISIPFPQRDVHVIKDL; encoded by the coding sequence ATGAATATTTCAACAGATTCAATTCAAAAATTACTAATGGAAAAAGCGGTCGTTTTAGCTCCTAAAATCTTGCTTGCTCTCGTTACTCTTGTCGTTGGGCTCTATATTGCTGGAATGCTAGGAAGACTTTTTGCGAAAGGGTTGCAAAAGAAGAGAATTGATACTGCTGTATCACATTTTCTAAGTGGTATTGTTAGCATTTGTTTAAAAGCCGCAGTCTGCCTTTCTTTCCTAGGTATTTTAGGAGTTCAGACAACTTCTTTCATTGCCGTACTAGGATCCGTCGGTCTTGCCTTTGGTTTAGCTCTTCAAGGAAGTTTATCAAATCTTGCGGGTGGAGTTCTTCTTATCATCTTAAAGCCATTTAGAGCTGGTGATGTAATTGAAGCACAAGGTTGTATTGGAAAAGTAGAGTCGATTACAATTGTATACACAAAGCTTAGAACTCCAGATAATAGAATTCTTACAATTCCAAATGGTCCACTTGCTAATGGTGTTATTAATAATATCACTTCTCAATCAACGAGAAGAGTCGACTTCACTTTTGGTGTAGGCTATGGAGATGATCTTAAAAAGGCTAAAGAAGTTATCTTAAATACAATAAAGAACGACCCAAGAGTTATTTCAGAACCTGCGGAGCCGTTTATTGCAGTTTCGGCCCTTGCTGATAGTAGTGTCAACTTTGTCGTTCGTGTTTGGACAAAGAGTGAAGACTACTGGGGAGTTCACTTTGATGGAATAGAAAATGTAAAAATTGCTCTTGATGAGAATGGAATAAGTATCCCATTTCCTCAAAGAGATGTTCACGTCATCAAAGATTTATAA
- a CDS encoding co-chaperone GroES gives MQVRPLQDRVLVKRLEEETKTAGGIIIPDNHAEKPVQGEIVSVGPGYRKEDGSFRALDVKAGDKVLFGKYAGTDVKVEGIDFLIMKEDDILGVLQ, from the coding sequence ATGCAAGTGAGACCACTTCAAGACAGAGTACTTGTTAAGAGATTAGAGGAAGAAACTAAGACTGCTGGAGGAATCATTATTCCTGATAATCACGCAGAAAAACCAGTTCAAGGAGAAATCGTTTCTGTTGGTCCAGGTTATAGAAAGGAAGACGGATCATTTAGAGCTCTTGATGTGAAAGCTGGTGATAAAGTTCTTTTTGGAAAATACGCAGGAACTGACGTTAAAGTTGAAGGCATAGATTTTTTAATTATGAAAGAAGACGACATCCTTGGTGTTCTTCAGTAA